The DNA sequence CCTCAATCAGGACACCTGGACGCTGGACTGGTCGGGGCAGGTCGACCGGTTGCCTCATCTGGTCGAACTGACCCTCGTCTATGGCGAGGGAGATGAATTGCGTCAGGTCTTCCTCGTGGGAGGCGCAGGATGATTCCGGGCCGGGCCTCCTCGCGCGAAGACGGTGCCACGCTGCTCAGCGTGCTGTTGCTGATCGTTCTGATGTCGACGGCCGCGCTGGCCGCAACGGATGCCCTGGCCAGGTCGGTCAGTGTGGCGCGCGTGTCTGACGGGCGCGCGGATTCCTTCTGGGCGGCACGCGGCGCGCTTTCCGTTGGCGAGGCGGTGCTCAATGAAATGCTGGCTGGCCGCGGCAGCAAGTTGACCGTCGACGCGGCGCTGTTGCGTGAACCGGTGGTCTTTCCCTATCCGCGCGGCACGATTGTTGTCCGCTTCCGGGAGGCCTCAAACTGTCTCAATCTCAACACGTTGATACTCGGCGATACGGACGAAGGCGTCAGCATGACAGAGCCCGACCGGCTGCGCCAGATGTTCGAGGATGCCGGCCTGTTCAGCAATGATGCCCGCGAACTTGTCGATACGCTGGCCGACTGGATGGACGAGAATACCAGCCCGCGCGCCTTCGGGGCAGAGGATGCCGTCTACAGCCAGCGGGACGTGCCGCATCGTGCCCCCGGCCAGCGCCTGATCTCGCTGACGGAGCTGAGGGCAATCAAGGGCTACGACCCGGTGAAGCTCGCGGCCTTGGACCCCATGCTCTGTGTGCGCGACAAATCGGAGAATGTGCCCTTGAACATCAACACGCTGACAGACGCACAGGCCCCGTTGCTGACCGCACGCTTCTCGTCCCAGCTGACCCGGGCGGATGCCGAACGTCTGATCGAGTCCCGGCCGGAAGGGGGATGGCTGAATGTGGAGGAATTCCTCCTGTCAGAGCGCGTGGCCATCATCACGCCGGACAAGCGCAATGATTTCGAGCTTTCCACTGAATCCGGCCGGATTGCCGCCGACATCACCGTTCAATCTGATACAGGGACGCTGCGCATTGCAGCGGAGTTTGAACGTGGCAGCGATGGCCAGTTTGTTTTGAACGGCTCGCACAGGAGGCCGGGCTGATGCGCACCAGATACTATACCGAATTCCCGCAAGACGGCGCCGATTGGCAGTTTGCCCGCAGCGGCCCATCCGGCATCGAGAGGCTGGAATCGGGGGCGGCGCTTCCATCCGGCGCGGACCTTATCATTTTCGTTCCGGGGACGGAGGTGAGTGCGCATCGTGTGCGTGCCACGGCCCGGCGCCCGGCGGAATTGATGCGGATGGCCACTTTCGCGATCGAGGATGATCTCGCCGTGCCGGTGGAAAGCGTGCATGTGGCGGTTGCGCCGGAGCCGGACGCAGACGGCACGCGTCTCGTCTACTCGGTCTCGCAGGCGCTCATGGGCACCTGGATGGACCGGATGACCGCTGCGGGGCTTTCCGCCGCCCGTCTCGTGCCGGATCTGTCCGTCCTGCCGGCGGGGCAGCATGCTGATCTCGGTACGCATCAATTGCTGGCCGCGGGAAACACACCTCTGGCCATCGACAATCACTGGCCGTCCGATGTCATGGCAGCGCTGCAGCGTGAGGCGGGGGCCTCTGCAGCCCCGCATCCGGTTGACCGGCTCAGCCAGTTGGCCGAATGGGCGGAGGCGCAGCCCCGTCTCACCGACTTGCGGCAGGGGGCCTATGCCCGGCCGTCGGAAAGCCCGCTCTCTTTGCGCCAGTTCCGGTTGCCTGCCGCGCTCGCGGCCGGCCTGTTGGTGGCCTGGTCCGCGCAGGCCGCATGGTCGGTCCACGCCATGAACCAGTTGACGGATGCCCTGAACGCCGAGACGCAGCGTCTCTATGTGGCGGTTTTTCCGGGTGCGCCGCTGCCTGCCAATCCGGCGGCAGCGCTCCGCTCGCAGGCGGGCACGCCTTCCGGGGCGTCGGCGCCCAGTTTCCAGCAGACCAGCGCAGCCCTGTACGGCGCCATTGCGGGGCTGGACGGCACCACGCTTGTCAGTGTCCGGTATGATCGGGCCATGGGAGAATTGCGGGCCACGCTGACCTATCCGGCCTTCGGGGCCGATCTGGACCTCAAACAGGCCGTCGAGGAAACCGGTCTTCGGGTCAATCTCGGGGACACGCGCCTCGAAGACGGGCGTGTGGTCGGCGATCTTGCCATTGGAGGTGTGTCATGACCGGCTATTGGGCATCGCGTACGCCGCGCGAACAGGGCTTGATCGGCATCGCGGCACTATTGCTGGCCATCACGCTTGTACAGTTTGCCATCGTGAAACCGCTGCGCGCGGCCAGGGCCGAGGCTGCCTTGTCCCTGGAGGCGGCGAGCCGCCGGCTCGACGTCGTTTCGACCGAGATCGCCACGCTCCGGCCGCAGGCCGATACCGGCAGCGCCGCGCCTGCGACGAGCCGGAATGTGCGCGCAGACCTGTTGCAACTGGCAACCGGGCGCGGCCTGTCGGTCTCCCGTCTGCAGACCGCCGAGAATGGCCGCCTGATCCTGCAATTCGAGCGGACCGTACCGACACTTGTCCATGCCTGGCTGGCCGACGCGGAAAAGACCTACGGGCTGGTGCCGGAGCGGGTGTCCATGTTCGCTGAGGAGGATGGGCGCGTCCGGGCCAGTTTCGAATTTTCGGGGGGCGGCTCATGAAACGCTGGCATTTCCTGCTCGGCCTCGTTTTCCTGTTGACGCTCCTGGGCGGCCTTATCGCCTTCACGCCGCTATCCTTTGTGATGCGCCATTCCGGCGCTGTGCAGCAAGGGCTGGCCTGGCAACAGGCGCGCGGCACGGTCTGGCAGGGGCAAGTCACCGGCCTTTCCTGGCGTGGCACGCCGCTTGGCGCGGTCAATCTGGAGTCCCATCCGCTGCGCCTGGTGTCGGGCGGGCCATCCCATGAGGTGACCTGGTCCGGTCCGCAGGGGCAGGGCCAGGCCCGCATCGCGCTGCGACGCACAGCGTTGAAGGCGGACGGTATCAGTCTCAGCCTGCCGCTGACCGGACAGATCGGAACGGAGCCCATGTTTGCCGGGCTCGGCGCCACGGTTCGCCTGTCGAACGGATCCGTGCGCATGACGGGGACAGAATGCGAAACCGCGTCCGGCACGGTGACGAGCGATGTGGCGCGTTTGGCGGCCGCGGGGGTCGGGCGCGACTGGCCCATCCTGACCGGGCCACTCACCTGTGAGAACGGGCAGCTCCACGCTGTCCTGACCGGCGAAGCCGCTGATGGCACACAGATCCGACTGGTCGCGAACAGCCTGGCCGGAGCGCGCGCCGAAGTGCGGGGCATGGATGAGGATATTGAGAGCGTTCTGCTGGCGGCGGGATTCCGCGACGCGGGCGGCGCGCTGGTCTACAATCGGGGCCTTGGCCCCAGGGAGATGGAATGATGAACGCAAAACTGGCCCTTCTGGCGGGCGCCGTCCTGCTGGCCGCCTGCGCCAGCAATGGCGGCAAGCCTGTGCCGCCTGCGCCCGACGTGCCTATTGCCGGCAGCTTGCCCGGTCAGGACCTCGCCCCCGGCGAATGCGGTCTCTTCCTCTGGACCCAGGGGACGCCGCGCCGGTTCATCTATTTCTCCCGTGCGGGCGGGGCGACCGCCGAATCCATGCTGGCGGAGACCCGCCAGACACTGGCGCTGGTCCGCCAGGGCGGCACGCTGTTCGGGCAATTCATGACGGAAATGGACTATGTCACACCCGAAGGTGAGTCGGTGTCCCTGCAAATCACGCCCGGAGATATGGTCGATGGCGGGCAAAAAATTGCATCTGGCCGGTTCAAGCTACTGAATGCTGGAGGTTGGGAAACGGTCATTCCCGTCGCTGGATTGCGGGCCTGCCAGCCGGATCCTGAGTGATTTCGGGGGCTTCAAAAGCCTTTCGCAACTGCAGCATCACGATTAGCTACGCAAACCTGTAGTTACTTGACGCAAAACTGTCACAGACCGTATTGTGACAGTTATGTTACAGAACTTTTACAGGAATATGTCAATCTCGGCTCTGGCGCTTGCGGCGCTGGGACTGGCAGCGAATGCCGATCAGGGATGCGATCTGACAGACGGTCTGGCTGTTCAGCCGGCTGCGTTCCAGACGGAAGCCGAAGCCTGCCTGAGCGGCGTCGACGGGGCGGAGTCCGACACATTCCTGCAAATGGAGCTGCGACGGCTCGCAGACGAAGCCCGTGCCGGGGCAGGCCAGGGCAATCTCGAACATCTGGCCTCGCTCACCGCCGCGGCTCAGGTCCACGCCTATGACATGGCAATCCGCGGCTATATCGCCCATCGCGACCCGGAAGGCCGCAGCCATCTGGAACGTGTCCGCCTGCTTGAGCGCACCCACCTGATTGGCGCCTTCGGCGCGAACATGGCGGTGATCGAGGATTCCGCCTCTGCCGCGGAAGCCTTCCGCGCGCTGATGTCCGATCCGGTCAATGCAGAGAATACGGTTCGCTCAGAATTCGACCACACCGGCATTGCTGCCGTCCGCGCCAATGGCCGCATCTATCTCGTCCAGCTCTTCTCTGGCGTCGAGGGCAAGCTGGATGCGCCGATGCCGGTCCGGATCAGCAGCCGCACGGACCTCAAGGCGCAATTCGCCGATTCCCGGGCCAAACCGGTCGGCTGGTCCTTCGTGTCGCTGGCCGGCAAGGTCCTCGCGCGCGGCAAGGGCAGCCGGGTCCCCGCCACGCAGTTCGCCGGTGAAGCCGGTTACCTGACCATCGACATGGCACGCGATGACGACCTCTACACGCTGAAGGGCCCGGCCGTCTCGCAATTCTGATCGCGTCCCCGAACACGGCGCTGTCCCGGCCGGCCTTCGCAAGAGGGCCGGCCTTTTTGCATGTGCGCTTGTGTCCGCCCGGACGTGATTGTCAAACTCGCGGGTCGCCGGATATAGATGGGCTCACCATGTTCGCACACTTCCTGAAGCCTCTGCTTGGAAAGCTGATTGCCGTGATGATCGGCTGCGCATTCGTTGCAGTCTCGGTGGCGTGCGCGCAGAACTGCCAGCCGGGCGACGATCCGGTCTGCGCTATCGACCTTTCGGTCGAGACCGGAGACCCCGACCATTCCGGAGACTCATCCTCGGGCGACTTGACCGTGCATGCCTGCGGCGGCTGCCACATTCACATGATCCGGCAGGACGCGCCACGCGCCCTTCTGCCTGTGCTGCATCCGGCCCCCGCTACCCCCTGGGTGGCTGAAGCCATTCTGGAGCCGCCCCTCGATCTCTTCCGCCCTCCGAGATCCTGAAACCGTGTGACCCGGCGCTTCGCGCGCTGATCCCGATTTCAATCACGCTTCTCTGAGGACAATATCCATGTCTAACAAAATTCGCCGCGCGGCGACGGTGCTGGCCATTGCCGGTGCCAGTCTCGCATTCGCGCCAGCTTTCGCCGACACGCCGGCCGGATCTTCGCATGCTGATCATGACGATCATGATGAAGACAGGACGCTCGAAACCGTCATCGTCAAATCCACGCGTTCCGGCCGCGCCGTCAATGACCAGCCGATGCGGGTCGAGGTCATCAATGCAGAAGAGATTCTGGAAAAGGCCACCATGCGCCCCGGCAACATCTCAATGCTGGTCGCTGAAACCGGCGGGGTGCGCGTCCAGACCACGTCGCCCGCGCTCGGATCGGCGAACATTCGCCTGCAGGGCCTGTACGGTCGCTACACCCAATTGCTCAGTGACGGCCTGCCGCTCTATGGCGGCCAGGCGGCCTCGATCGGCCTGTTGCAGATTCCTCCGACCGATCTGTCCCAAGTCGAAGTGATCAAGGGGGCGGCCTCGTCCATGTATGGGGGATCGGCGCTTGGGGGCGTCATCAATCTCATCTCGCGGCGTCCGGGCGACGAGACCGGGGGCGAGCTGCTGTTCAACCAGACGAGCGAGGACGGTCAGGACCTTACCGCCTATCTGGAGACACCGCTCACCTCGTCGGTCGGTGTGTCGCTGACGCTGGGTGCGCACCGTCAGGCCGAGCAGGATTTCGACAGCGATGGCTGGATCGACCTGCCCGGCAATGAACGCTGGACAGCGCGTCCCCGGCTGGTCTGGGAAGGGGCCAATGGCGCCTCGGTCTATGCCACGCTCGGCTTCATGACGGAGCAGCGTTCAGGTGGCACGCTGCCCGGGCGCACCGTGCCCGACGGCACGGAGTTTCCGCAGGACCAGGACTCCACCCGTCTCGACGGGGGCTTCATCGCCGATACGCCCCTTACCGAAACGCTGACGCTGAATGTACGCGGGTCCGCCATGCAGCAGGATCACGAGCATCGCTTTGGCGCCAGCATCGAGGCAGACCGGCACGAGAGCGTCCTGATCGAGACCTCGATCGCGGCCGATGGCGACCGCACGGACTGGGTGGTCGGGGCGGCGTTCCAGTCCGAAACCTATGAGTCGGACATGTATCCCGGTTTCGATTACACCCATGACGTTCCGGGCCTGTTCGGCCAGCTGGACCATGATCTCAGCGAGACCGTGTCACTTTCCGTCAGCGGACGTCTTGACGATCACAGCACATATGGCACCCAGTTCAGCCCGCGCGTCTCGGCGCTCTACCGTCCGGGAGACTGGACCATCCGCGCCTCCTACGGACAGGGCTTTTTCGCCCCCACACCCTTTGTCGAGGAAATCGAGGCCGCCGGACTGTCCCGGCTGGATCCCCTGGGGCAGCTGGCGGAGGAAACCGCCGAGACGGCGTCCCTCGATGTCGGCTACCGCAAGGGGGCGGTCGAGGCCAATGCCAGCCTGTTCGGGTCGAACGTGTCCGGCGTGACGGAACTCGAAGCCTACGCCTCGCTGCCGGCCGGTCCGCAGGATCGCGTGCGCCTGGTCAATGCGCCCGGCGACACACGCATTCGCGGTGCCGAGCTGCTGTTGCGCTACTATTGGAATGATCTGAAACTGACGGGGAACTATCTCTATCTCGATGCCACGGAAACCGACGGCGCCGGGGGGCGCCGGGAACTGGAGCTGACACCGCGGCATTCCGCCGGCTTCGTCGCCATGTGGGAACAGCACGGACGGGGCCGGCTCGGCTTCGAGGCCTATTACACCGGACCGCAGCGCCTGGGTGGCAATCCCTATCTCGACGAGAGCAAGCCTTACTGGCACCTCGGCCTGCTGGGCGAAATCACGACCGGCCCGGCCAGTTGGTTCGTGAATGCCGAGAACCTGCTGGATGTACGTCAGACAAAGGAGCATCCGCTGGTGCTTCCGTCCCGTGCGCCCGACGGCCAATGGACGACCGACATCTGGTCCCGCAATGACGGGTTCATCCTGAATGGCGGGGTAAGGCTGAAATTCTGAAACCTCCAGCGGACGGGGCCCGGCGAACGTGCCCAGGGCCCGTCCCCAGATTGTTTCATGACCACCGGTCCGTTTCGGAAGGAATTCGCGCTGTCAGTTGTTTTCTATAGGATCGAAACAATCATAATTGCGCAGTGCAACGATCTGGCCATCCCGGAATTCGAATACGGCGACGCAGTGTGCACAAAGCTCCTGATCCTTCTTCAGCGGCGGCACATCGGTCGCCATTGTCCCGCGCCAGACCATTTCCAGCATGACGCTTTGGTCATCCGCAAGCTGACGTTTGATTTCGTAGGATTGATGTCGTAGAATGCCTCGGGCCTGCTCAATGCCGGTCTTCAGGGCTGCCAAGTCCCGCCGGGCACCTTCCGGTTTGAGCTGATTGGGCCACTCAACCTGTTCGACATGTTTCGCAAAGAACTCATCCATCAGGCTGCCATCCATCTGTTCCACTGCGCGCACGAAACTCATAGCTGCCGCAATATTACGCTCTGCACTGGTCATCAGCATACCTTCGAGTCTAGAATGTCATTCTACAAGAAGGTAATAGAATGCCGTTCTATAAGGTGTCAAGATTGGGTGTTCCATGACAGATCGGCGTCAAACTATCTTGAGGGCTGCGTTGCCGCTGTTCGTGACGAAGGGATATTCGTCCACAACGATCATGGATATCCGAAAGGCGTCAGGCGCGACCACCGGCAGCATTTATCACTTTTTCGAGGGTAAGCCGGGAATTGCCGTCGCATTGTGGGAGTCTGCGAATGATGACTGGCAAAAGCGTACGACATGCCAGATTGGCGGCGGCACGCCCAAGGAAATGGTGCAGGCCTCGGTGAAGGGGCTGGCGGAATGGGCGCTTGCGGACAGAGCCCTGTTCCTCTTCTACGAGGATATGCGTATCCGGGCCCTGACCACCCCGGAGCTCAAAGCCATATCGGACACTTTGCGGGAAGGTTTCGATCGTGGCAGGTCAATCTACAAGACTTGGGTTGAGGCAGGTGCGGTGCGTGACATGCCGTGGCCTTTGGCATCCGCCTTGATGCTCGGACCGACTTACGACTATTTGCGCAAATGTGGCGACCGGAGGGAGCATCGGGCGGTTGTTCGCTCCCTCGCCGAACTTGCCTGGCAGGCCATAAAACCCTGACCCGCAGTTTGAACGCATCGATGGAGCGGGTGAAGGGAATCGAACCCTCGTCGTCAGCTTGGGAAGCTGCTGCTCTACCATTGAGCTACACCCGCGCACGTCCCGCTATTTGATCCCGAAATGCACGGTGCGCAAGCGCTGACGGCGTTTCGCCCTTTAAGAACGTCCTGCGAACGGCTAGAAGGCCGCCATGAACGGATTTCTCGCAGTTGCAGCAGGCGGCGCCATTGGCGCATCGCTCCGGCATGGGGTCGGCCTTCTGGCCGTGCGCCACCTGCCGGCGGGCTGGCCGCACGGCACGTTTGCCGTGAACCTGGCCGGCAGCCTGCTGATGGGGCTGCTGGTCGGCTGGCTGGCGCTCAAGGCCGAAGGCGTCCACCAGACGACACGGCTGTTTCTGGCGACGGGCGTGCTGGGCGGGTTCACCACATTTTCGGCCTTCTCGCTGGAAGTGGCGGAATTCCTGCGCAAGGGCGAGACGGTGAAGGCAGCGGCCTATGCGGGCCTGTCCCTGCTGCTCGGCGTGACGGCGCTGTTCATTGGACTTTGGATTGCCCGGAAGGTGTTCGCATGAGCGGCCAGATTGTTACAGAAACGGTGTCCGACAAGGAATCCGGCACCCGGCTTGACCGCTGGATCAAACGGCGCGTGCCGGTCACGCAGGGCCAGATCGAGAAGATGCTCCGCACGGGGCAAATCCGCGTCGATGGGTCTCGCGCCAAGGCAAATACGCGGCTGGAGACGGGCCAGCAGGTGCGCCTGCCAATCCTTGAGGCGGACACAACCCGCCCGGCCCAGAAGAAGGCCGATCGCGTCTCCGAGGAAGACCGGCGATTCATCCGGGATTTGATCCTCTATGAGGATGACGAGATGATTGCCATCAACAAGCCCGCCGGCATCGCCGTGCAGGGCGGGTCAGGGCAGGGCCGCCATATTGATGGCATGCTCGCCGCGCTCGGCGATGGTGAGCATCGCCCGGTCCTCGTCCACAGGCTGGACAAGGATACGAGCGGCGTGCTGCTGCTCGCGAAATACCCGAAGGCCGCCGCACAACTGGCCGAGAAGTTCCGCAGCCGGGACATGGACAAGGTCTATTGGGCGGTCACCGTGGCCGTGCCCAATCCGCCTTTCGGCCAGATCCGCTGCTGGATGGTGAAGGGCATCGAGGATGAGCGCGAGCCGGATGGCTATCGCATCGTGCATCCGAAGGCCCGTGGCCGCCGGGATGCCGACCGCGAGCGCATGTTCCGCTCGGCGCAGGGCGTCGAAGGCGCGCGTCATTCGATCACGGATTATGCAGTGATTTCCACGGCTGGGCAGAAAGCGGCCTGGGTCGCGCTCAAGCCGGAAACCGGCCGCATGCACCAGCTGCGCTTCCACATGCTGGAAATGAACACCTCCATTCTGGGCGATTTCAAATACCAGTGTCGCCGGGAAGTGCCCCAGGGCCTCGCGCCCGGCCTGCATCTGCATGCCCGCGCCCTGGTCATCCCGCGCGAGACCGGCAAGCCGATCAAGATCGTCGCGCCGTTGCCGCCGCACATGAAGCAGACTTTCGAGGCGCTTGGCTTCCTCGAACAGGAAGCGGGCAAGGACCCGCTCGCGCCCTTTGTATGAGTGACAGTCTGAAGCTTGCCATCTGGGACGTGGACGGAACACTCGTCGACAGCCGCCAGTCGATCCATGAGATCATGGTGGAAGCCTTCCGCCTCTCCGCGCTGACTCCGCCGGACTATGAGGATACCCGAAAGATTGTCGGGCTCAGCCTGCACCAGGCGTGCGGCCAGTTGGCGCCCGGCGCCAATGCCGACGAGATCGAAAAACTGGTGCAGGACTATCGGGACTCCTGGGTCCGCGCTCGCGCCCGGCCGGATTTTTCCCAGCCGCTCTATGATGGCGCGCTGGAGACGCTGGAAATGCTGCGTGAGGAAGGCTGGCTGATCGCCATGGCCACCGGCAAGACACACAAGGGCATCGCCAGCCTGTTCGAGGCGCATGACATCAAGCATTTCTTCGACACGATCTGGTGCGCCGATGACGGCCCCGGCAAACCGCACCCGCATATGGTGGAACAGGCGATGGGCGCGCTCGGCTGCGCACCGCATGAAAGCCTGATGATCGGCGATGCGGTCCACGACATTTCCATGGGCCGCGCCGCCGGCGTCTACACCCACGGCGTCAGCTGGGGCTTCGGCGCCGCCCACGAACTGGAAGACGTCGGCGCCCACGAAATCCACCACGATTTCGACACGCTCCGCAAAAGCCTTCTGGCGTTTGAGCCGTTTTAATCAAGGGTTGTCGGCTCATTCCACCTGTGTCATGCCTCCTGTTGCAGTTGCAGGAGCCTCATAGATGGCGCGCAGACGTCGATACCATTCGAATACAAGCAAACTTTCCGTTGAACAGGCCCGTGCAGAGGCAGAAAAGCCTGATCTCGTCCGCAACCTTTTCCAGAATCTGAAGCTGCTCGATATCAAGAAATCTGTGATCGAGGCCAATCAGAAGCGCTTGCCTTTTCTGTATATGGGGCTTTTTCCCATTTTGGCGATTGCGCTCTTTGTCTCGCTCTGGCTGGCGGTCCTGTTGGGAGGGGCCTATGTGGGAACAATCTGGGGGCCTTGGGGCGCACTTGAGCGAATCTCAGCTGCTCGGAAAGACGTCAAGGATCTGACAGACCGGATCAGCCGTGACTTGCCTTCCATGGATTCGAAGCACTGCTTTGCTGTTTTCGGCGTTCAGAAATCTGGCAAGGTCGAGCTGAAGCTGTCCGACGTCGCACTTCCGGTCGATGGCCCGGCCCTCTCAACGCTGGATACGGACGGACATTTCGGCGGATTGGGGCCGTACCGGAAACTGGGCGTGGTTCCGCTCGGCCCGGACAACAAGATTGTGCCGGACCTCGAAGCCATGAAGGACCAGTACTGGCTGGGCGATGCCAGGCGGGCAGGGATCCCGGATGCCGCCATCACAACGGCCCTCAATTCGCTCCGCGTTTATGATGCGCGGCAGAGCGCCTGATCGCACTTCGCCCCTTGGAAACCCGGCCTCTTGCGCGTACATGCGCGCGCATGACTGACGAGACCCCAAAGCCGAAACGCTTCTATGAAACCGCCAAGGCCGTGCAGATGCCGGGCGGCTGGACCGTGGAACTCGATGGCCGCTCCATCAAGACGCCCGCCCGCGCGGCGCTGAGCCTGCCGACCGAGAAACTGGCCAAGGCCATCGCGGCCGAGTGGAACGCGCAGGGCGAGCATATCGACCTCGCCGCCATGCATCTGACGCGCCTCGCCAATGTCGCCATAGACCGCACGCCGGAAACGCGCTTTGAAATGGCCGACGAGCTGGCACGCTATTGCGAGACGGACCTTGTCTGCCACATCGCCGAGGATTCCGAGGAACTGGCCGAGCTGGAAGAGGCCCATTGGGCGCCGCTGCGCGCCTGGGCCGGGCAGGCGCTGGACGTCATCCTCGTGCCGGTCGAGGGCATCATCGCCTCGCCCCAGCCGGATGCCTCGCTCGATGCTGCGCGGAATTACGCGCTCGGCCTTGATGATTTCACCCTGACCGGCCTGATGTTCGGTTGCGGCCTGTTCGGCTCGGCCGTGCTCGCCATGGCGACGGTCGAGGGCGAACTGACGG is a window from the Hyphomonas sp. genome containing:
- a CDS encoding ATP12 family chaperone protein, yielding MTDETPKPKRFYETAKAVQMPGGWTVELDGRSIKTPARAALSLPTEKLAKAIAAEWNAQGEHIDLAAMHLTRLANVAIDRTPETRFEMADELARYCETDLVCHIAEDSEELAELEEAHWAPLRAWAGQALDVILVPVEGIIASPQPDASLDAARNYALGLDDFTLTGLMFGCGLFGSAVLAMATVEGELTATDAYEVARIDEAWQAQQWGEDDEAKAVTALRRIEAKALETWLTGLG